In Aspergillus luchuensis IFO 4308 DNA, chromosome 1, nearly complete sequence, the following are encoded in one genomic region:
- a CDS encoding uncharacterized protein (antiSMASH:Cluster_1.7) codes for MAAPSTTGQDYNQPFSILGCRPFKHFQNEFCGLVFPRYTLAKAIFLDEEMQKRMGRAVILWNYLKS; via the coding sequence ATGGCAGCACCAAGTACAACCGGACAGGATTATAACCAACCGTTCAGCATCCTTGGATGTCGCCCGTTCAAACATTTCCAAAACGAGTTTTGCGGGCTTGTGTTCCCTCGGTACACGTTGGCCAAGGCCATATTCCTggatgaagagatgcagaagCGCATGGGCCGTGCTGTTATTCTGTGGAATTACTTGAAAAGCTGA